The following are from one region of the Penaeus chinensis breed Huanghai No. 1 chromosome 5, ASM1920278v2, whole genome shotgun sequence genome:
- the LOC125025935 gene encoding germ cell nuclear acidic protein-like → MPPGACAEALRKPAAREDQELRNRLLPSAPTAEDTAHGFFEAETEAEAKTEAETEAEGIVQPTAEETTQPEEVVLPESAEGHPEESREPETMAETEAETEAEAETEAEAETEAEAETEAEAETEAEAETEAEAETEAEAMTEAEAMTEAEAETEAEAETEAEAETEADAEADAETEADAETEAEAMTEAEAETEADAETEADAETEAEAMTEAEAMTEAETEAEAKTEAKTEAKPETETVHIPSLF, encoded by the coding sequence ATGCCTCCTGGCGCATGTGCAGAAGCACTCAGAAAACCTGCGGCGCGCGAGGACCAGGAGCTAAGGAATAGGCTTCTGCCCTCGGCACCGACGGCAGAGGACACCGCGCACGGCTTTTTCGAAGCCGAGACCGAAGCCGAGGCCAAGACCGAAGCCGAGACCGAAGCCGAGGGGATCGTCCAGCCGACGGCAGAGGAGACCACCCAGCCCGAGGAGGTCGTCTTGCCCGAATCAGCGGAGGGTCACCCAGAGGAGTCGCGTGAGCCCGAGACCATGGCTGAGACCGAAGCCGAGACCGAAGCCGAGGCCGAGACCGAAGCCGAGGCCGAGACCGAAGCCGAGGCCGAGACCGAAGCCGAGGCCGAGACCGAAGCCGAGGCCGAGACCGAAGCCGAGGCCGAGACCGAAGCCGAGGCCATGACCGAAGCCGAGGCCATGACCGAAGCCGAGGCCGAGACCGAAGCCGAGGCCGAGACCGAAGCCGAGGCCGAGACCGAAGCCGATGCCGAGGCCGATGCCGAGACCGAAGCCGATGCCGAGACCGAAGCCGAGGCCATGACCGAAGCCGAGGCCGAGACCGAAGCCGATGCCGAGACCGAAGCCGATGCCGAGACCGAAGCCGAGGCCATGACCGAAGCCGAGGCCATGACCGAAGCCGAGACCGAAGCCGAGGCCAAGACCGAAGCCAAGACCGAAGCCAAGCCTGAGACCGAGACCGTCCACATCCCCAGTCTGTTCTAG